One segment of Curtobacterium poinsettiae DNA contains the following:
- a CDS encoding zinc-ribbon domain-containing protein produces MIRCEHCGSMLPDGAIFCGECGRAVTAAANRRPVAPTPVEQAPPPPLQQPDAHGRRSDPASDAWLPEATLDPATRAWLTGADRRGTEPPAPVPVQRPDDFAPRQAPSHVHGAGSGLEDWSGAPSQSESEPPLDPDAYPSGPLDADDPERTRIAPAPGRPETPEDPIRDAASSVPDQAARQPVEPQPVEPQSVEPQPAAEPSVPVWAPPAPTAPPAAPAGPSWWVGRGTAAAEAPADPVVPPMPGAPAEPASEPDTEQDTEQHTAAPASDEELARQAQETHEGSNASGTEPDELVVAASEKSATEDQPAVVSPPQPGDTAVVEPLIDRRPPRPAPLVTPGMHETTICHVCGNRLEPDDIFCGECGAVRPAVTAAFTGPVMPLPMTRPDWAAEESDGTQAPDAGNEPDEPDGSDPGPAEPAGSTGSDARAAGDEPHHGIPMDDESLRAEVEQSDVGRRPRGAHAAPVIEPDPPTGTSAVPRTPIPPVPGSATVPSSVPSATTTGAPAAAPLPPIPGATGPALPLPPVDRSESHAVADALDDPDEDVDETRIVAKTPTRAPFVLHFSTGERLGVHGTGLLGRLPRPQPGERYDDLLTVHDPGKSVSKTHLELGRDGDDLWVSDRFSGNGTVVRHIDGSIRRCEPGRRYRVERGARVDIGEQFFLVQ; encoded by the coding sequence GTGATCAGATGCGAACACTGCGGATCGATGCTCCCGGACGGAGCGATCTTCTGCGGTGAGTGCGGACGCGCGGTCACCGCCGCGGCGAACCGTCGCCCGGTCGCGCCGACCCCCGTCGAACAGGCACCGCCGCCACCGTTGCAACAACCCGACGCCCACGGCCGACGGTCCGACCCGGCCTCCGACGCCTGGTTGCCCGAAGCCACGCTGGATCCCGCCACGCGTGCCTGGCTCACCGGTGCCGACCGTCGTGGGACCGAACCGCCGGCACCCGTGCCGGTGCAGCGGCCCGACGACTTCGCCCCGCGCCAGGCCCCCTCCCACGTGCACGGTGCCGGGTCCGGGCTCGAGGACTGGTCGGGTGCACCGAGCCAGTCCGAGTCCGAGCCTCCCCTCGATCCCGACGCGTACCCGTCCGGACCCCTCGATGCCGACGACCCCGAACGCACGCGGATCGCGCCGGCTCCCGGTCGCCCCGAGACGCCCGAGGACCCGATCCGCGATGCTGCGTCGTCGGTCCCGGACCAGGCGGCGCGACAGCCCGTCGAGCCCCAGCCCGTCGAGCCCCAGTCCGTCGAGCCGCAGCCCGCTGCCGAGCCCTCCGTGCCGGTGTGGGCACCGCCAGCTCCCACCGCACCCCCGGCGGCACCCGCTGGTCCGTCCTGGTGGGTGGGCCGCGGTACCGCGGCTGCCGAGGCGCCGGCCGACCCGGTCGTCCCGCCGATGCCGGGAGCACCCGCCGAACCTGCTTCCGAGCCGGACACCGAGCAGGACACCGAGCAGCACACCGCTGCTCCTGCGTCAGACGAAGAGCTCGCCCGGCAGGCCCAGGAAACACACGAGGGCAGCAACGCCTCCGGGACGGAGCCCGACGAGCTGGTCGTGGCCGCGTCGGAGAAGAGCGCCACCGAGGACCAGCCGGCCGTCGTGTCGCCCCCGCAGCCCGGGGACACCGCCGTGGTCGAGCCGCTGATCGACCGTCGACCGCCCCGTCCGGCCCCGCTCGTCACCCCGGGCATGCACGAGACGACCATCTGCCACGTCTGCGGCAACCGGCTCGAGCCCGATGACATCTTCTGCGGCGAGTGCGGAGCCGTCCGTCCGGCGGTCACCGCGGCCTTCACCGGCCCGGTCATGCCGCTGCCGATGACCCGACCCGACTGGGCAGCCGAGGAGTCCGACGGCACGCAGGCCCCCGACGCGGGCAACGAGCCGGACGAACCGGACGGGTCTGACCCGGGTCCGGCTGAGCCCGCGGGTTCGACCGGGTCCGATGCGCGCGCCGCAGGCGACGAGCCGCACCACGGGATCCCGATGGACGACGAGTCCCTGCGCGCCGAGGTCGAGCAGTCCGATGTCGGCCGACGCCCCCGCGGGGCGCACGCTGCCCCGGTGATCGAGCCCGATCCGCCGACCGGGACGTCCGCCGTGCCGCGCACGCCGATCCCGCCGGTGCCCGGTTCCGCCACCGTCCCCTCCTCGGTGCCGTCCGCCACCACCACGGGCGCGCCCGCTGCTGCACCGCTGCCCCCGATCCCGGGAGCGACCGGACCCGCGCTGCCGCTCCCGCCCGTCGACCGGTCGGAGTCGCACGCGGTGGCCGATGCGCTCGACGACCCCGACGAGGACGTCGACGAGACCCGCATCGTCGCGAAGACCCCGACCCGGGCGCCGTTCGTGCTGCACTTCAGCACGGGCGAGCGGCTCGGGGTGCACGGCACGGGCCTGCTCGGCCGACTGCCGCGACCGCAGCCGGGGGAGCGGTACGACGACCTGCTGACCGTGCACGACCCGGGCAAGTCCGTGTCGAAGACGCACCTCGAGCTCGGCCGCGACGGCGACGACCTGTGGGTCTCCGACCGGTTCTCCGGCAACGGCACGGTCGTGCGGCACATCGACGGATCGATCCGCCGCTGCGAGCCCGGCCGGCGGTACCGCGTCGAACGCGGTGCACGCGTCGACATCGGTGAGCAGTTCTTCCTGGTGCAGTAG
- a CDS encoding AAA family ATPase yields MSMTPEQATWFADVAGRIVTNVEQVLLGKTFVIRLAVTAMLSEGHLLLEDVPGTGKTSLARAMAQSVQGTTNRIQFTPDLLPGDITGISVYDQRTQEFDFHRGPVFANIVLADEINRASPKTQSALLEAMEESAITVDGVSHRLAAPFMVIATQNPIEQAGTYRLPEAQLDRFLMKTSIGYPDHAATVKILETSSAPSASVPLASVVPAATITEMAALARTVHVDAVIADYVARLVDATRSASEVRLGVSVRGAMGLIRASRVLAALSGRHYVTPDDVKALAVPVLAHRLVLDAEAEFDGVSAPSVIAQLLVETSPPADRVTT; encoded by the coding sequence ATGAGCATGACCCCGGAGCAGGCCACCTGGTTCGCCGACGTCGCAGGCCGCATCGTGACCAACGTCGAGCAGGTGCTCCTCGGGAAGACGTTCGTGATCCGCCTCGCGGTCACGGCGATGCTCAGCGAGGGGCACCTGCTCCTCGAGGACGTCCCCGGAACGGGCAAGACGAGCCTCGCCCGGGCGATGGCGCAGAGCGTGCAGGGCACCACGAACCGCATCCAGTTCACCCCTGATCTGCTACCGGGCGACATCACCGGCATCAGCGTCTACGACCAGCGGACGCAGGAGTTCGACTTCCACCGCGGGCCGGTCTTCGCGAACATCGTGCTCGCCGACGAGATCAACCGTGCGAGCCCGAAGACCCAGTCCGCGCTGCTCGAGGCGATGGAGGAGTCCGCGATCACGGTCGACGGCGTCAGCCATCGTCTCGCCGCGCCCTTCATGGTCATCGCGACCCAGAACCCGATCGAGCAGGCCGGCACCTACCGCCTGCCCGAGGCGCAGCTCGACCGCTTCCTCATGAAGACCTCCATCGGCTACCCCGACCACGCCGCGACGGTGAAGATCCTCGAGACCTCGTCCGCACCGTCGGCTTCGGTCCCGCTGGCGAGCGTCGTGCCCGCCGCGACCATCACCGAGATGGCCGCGCTGGCGCGCACGGTGCACGTCGATGCCGTGATCGCCGACTACGTCGCCCGCCTGGTGGACGCGACCCGCTCCGCGAGCGAGGTCCGGCTCGGCGTGAGCGTCCGTGGGGCGATGGGCCTGATCCGCGCTTCCCGTGTCCTCGCGGCGCTGAGCGGCCGGCACTACGTCACGCCGGACGACGTGAAAGCGCTGGCCGTCCCGGTCCTCGCGCACCGCCTGGTGCTCGACGCCGAGGCCGAGTTCGACGGCGTCAGCGCGCCGAGCGTCATCGCGCAGCTCCTGGTGGAGACCTCGCCGCCCGCCGACCGGGTCACGACGTGA
- a CDS encoding DUF3488 and transglutaminase-like domain-containing protein, producing the protein MSGAPVTAPAPAVDRARRSTRRSDRRDARRLVPFRLAGGTLAVWLLLAVASTSWWPVYRDGAMITAAVTAIVVGTVVALLGTLFRLPTAVVAIASVAAFTLTGVPAAVPSQANGLLPTGRGLLDLFAGVALGWKQLVTISLPVGSYEALLVPYSVTLLVATVTAVSVATRASRQELASIPALVLFAVGVVVGPSRLDTSILTAVVLVGLALVWALTVRHARRAVAVATTIGARVPVARSIVRPALVGTGTIVAAAVVATGLGLVAPPSGERTVARTDVVKPFDPRDYVSPLSGFRAYEESTASDATQLRVTGLPEGGFVRIATLDTYDGVVYRVGGADGSAGSGTFERVPTAVDVRGVRGTTVDVGVTVDGYRGVWLPTVGDLERVEFTGQDADDERGAFFYNGSTGTGAVVGGVGDGTSYDLTAVLPDQPTERQLATARPGSAAVPTARDVPDAVRDTVESTTKDVSAPGAKLLAAVQSLQRNGYVSHGVGDERMSRSGHGADRVQELLTAPLMIGDQEQYAAAAALMADEIGFPARVVMGFTAGGDSGRDGAAVRGGTTTFRGSDVTARIEVDTAQWGWVMLNPNPEVREIPNEQQQTPQPVTRPETVVPPPPVDQQDQDQQAPPESDRNTPPVQPLWLQILLAVLPWALGTLGVVALVLLPFAVIVLLKRLRRRRRRNATTPRGRIVGAWDEYRDALLDRGHDVRRSATRREAVVGAPGDGGAGLAALADRAVFGPSDADQTTADRMWSATDDAIGSLRRGRTRRERFRTAVSLRSLRGTGRRPSARSRRTTDGQAASGHGDYDVQRPDARRGRPSEDRGTT; encoded by the coding sequence ATGAGCGGCGCTCCCGTGACCGCCCCGGCCCCCGCCGTGGACCGGGCGAGGCGCTCGACGCGGCGTTCCGACCGTCGCGACGCACGGCGGCTCGTGCCGTTCCGGCTCGCCGGCGGCACGCTGGCGGTCTGGCTGTTGCTGGCCGTCGCGAGCACGTCCTGGTGGCCGGTGTACCGGGACGGCGCGATGATCACGGCCGCCGTCACGGCGATCGTCGTCGGGACGGTCGTCGCGCTCCTCGGCACCCTGTTCCGGCTGCCGACCGCCGTCGTGGCGATCGCGAGCGTCGCCGCCTTCACACTCACCGGCGTCCCCGCCGCCGTGCCGAGTCAGGCCAACGGCCTGCTGCCCACCGGACGCGGACTCCTCGACCTCTTCGCCGGCGTCGCCCTCGGCTGGAAGCAGCTGGTGACCATCAGCCTGCCGGTGGGCTCCTACGAGGCGCTCCTCGTGCCGTACTCCGTGACGCTGCTCGTGGCCACGGTGACGGCCGTGAGCGTGGCGACCCGCGCCTCCAGGCAGGAACTCGCGAGCATCCCGGCACTGGTGCTCTTCGCGGTGGGCGTCGTCGTCGGGCCGAGCCGGCTCGACACGTCGATCCTGACCGCGGTCGTCCTGGTCGGCCTCGCCCTCGTCTGGGCGCTGACCGTGCGGCACGCGCGTCGCGCGGTCGCGGTGGCGACCACCATCGGTGCACGCGTGCCGGTGGCGCGGTCGATCGTCCGTCCCGCCCTGGTGGGAACCGGCACCATCGTGGCGGCGGCGGTCGTGGCGACCGGACTCGGACTCGTCGCACCTCCGTCGGGTGAGCGCACCGTCGCACGCACGGACGTCGTGAAGCCGTTCGACCCGCGCGACTACGTCAGTCCGCTCAGCGGGTTCCGCGCGTACGAGGAGTCCACCGCCTCGGACGCGACCCAGCTCCGGGTGACCGGCCTGCCCGAGGGCGGGTTCGTCCGCATCGCGACGCTCGACACCTACGACGGCGTCGTCTACCGCGTGGGCGGGGCAGACGGCTCGGCCGGCTCGGGCACCTTCGAACGTGTGCCGACCGCGGTCGACGTCCGTGGCGTCCGGGGCACCACGGTCGACGTCGGTGTGACGGTCGACGGGTACCGCGGTGTGTGGCTGCCGACGGTCGGTGACCTGGAGCGCGTGGAGTTCACCGGGCAGGACGCCGACGACGAGCGCGGCGCCTTCTTCTACAACGGATCGACCGGCACCGGCGCCGTGGTCGGCGGAGTGGGGGACGGCACGTCCTACGACCTGACGGCGGTGCTGCCCGACCAGCCGACGGAACGGCAGCTGGCCACCGCGCGCCCGGGGAGCGCCGCCGTGCCCACCGCACGGGACGTCCCCGACGCCGTGCGCGACACCGTGGAGTCCACGACGAAGGACGTGTCGGCACCCGGTGCGAAGCTCCTCGCCGCGGTGCAGTCCCTGCAGCGGAACGGGTACGTCAGCCACGGTGTGGGCGACGAACGGATGAGTCGGTCCGGCCACGGCGCGGACCGTGTCCAGGAGCTCCTCACCGCACCCCTGATGATCGGGGACCAGGAGCAGTACGCCGCGGCGGCTGCGCTGATGGCGGACGAGATCGGGTTCCCCGCACGGGTCGTGATGGGCTTCACGGCCGGGGGAGACTCGGGCCGCGACGGCGCCGCAGTGCGTGGCGGGACGACGACCTTCCGTGGGTCCGACGTCACGGCCCGCATCGAGGTGGACACGGCGCAGTGGGGATGGGTGATGCTCAATCCCAACCCCGAGGTGCGCGAGATCCCGAACGAGCAGCAGCAGACCCCGCAGCCGGTCACCCGACCGGAGACGGTCGTGCCGCCGCCCCCGGTCGACCAGCAGGACCAGGACCAGCAGGCGCCGCCCGAGAGCGACCGGAACACGCCGCCGGTGCAGCCGCTCTGGCTCCAGATCCTGCTCGCGGTGCTGCCCTGGGCCCTCGGGACCCTCGGTGTGGTCGCGCTCGTCCTGCTGCCGTTCGCCGTGATCGTGCTGCTGAAGCGGCTGCGGCGCCGACGACGGCGGAACGCCACCACACCCCGCGGTCGCATCGTCGGCGCCTGGGACGAGTACCGTGACGCACTGCTCGACCGCGGGCACGACGTGCGGCGGTCCGCCACCCGACGCGAAGCCGTGGTCGGTGCACCGGGCGACGGCGGCGCCGGACTCGCCGCGCTGGCCGACCGTGCGGTGTTCGGTCCGAGCGATGCCGACCAGACCACCGCAGACCGCATGTGGTCGGCGACCGACGACGCGATCGGTTCGCTCCGGAGGGGGCGGACCCGGCGGGAGCGGTTCCGCACCGCCGTCTCGCTCCGGTCACTGCGGGGAACGGGACGCCGTCCGTCGGCACGGTCCCGTCGGACGACCGACGGCCAGGCTGCGTCGGGGCACGGCGACTACGATGTCCAGAGGCCGGACGCGCGTCGTGGACGGCCGAGTGAGGACAGAGGCACCACGTGA
- a CDS encoding DUF58 domain-containing protein yields MTNVRTRIVGDREGVAADAVIGIVRLWATAWRLVLRLWSEVSSVVTGLGWTVAALTLVAFVTGYRFGLREIVVVGFAGAVLAVVAAMALIGRSRLAIRMRLPQHRVAVGDDAGVVITAENPTRLPSVPTTVEVPVGSGLVDVAIPAIGPHGTFERQVPVPTLRRGVLDVGPVTGVRADPVGLVRRELVWTAREQVIVHPRTIAIPSTSTGLVRDLEGQATTDLSPADIAFHAIREYMPGDDPRTIHWKSTAKSGALMVRQFEDTRRSHLVVALGIARGEFADDEEFELAVSAAASLGARAIRDGREVSVVVSQRTPEFAKRAVYAVRTLPTVTPTRLLDDFASVGLADACLPIAEVSRIVGSDTEGISVAFLVVGSTVGLPALRLAATRFPVGVEVVAVICEPEAQPRFLRVAGLTVMTIGYLDDLRHALHRSASAA; encoded by the coding sequence ATGACCAACGTCCGGACGCGCATCGTCGGTGACCGTGAGGGCGTGGCAGCTGATGCGGTCATCGGGATCGTCCGGCTCTGGGCAACGGCCTGGAGGCTCGTCCTGCGTCTCTGGAGCGAGGTCTCGTCCGTCGTCACCGGGCTCGGGTGGACGGTCGCCGCCCTGACGCTCGTCGCGTTCGTGACCGGCTACCGGTTCGGGCTGCGGGAGATCGTCGTCGTCGGGTTCGCCGGCGCCGTGCTCGCGGTGGTCGCCGCGATGGCGTTGATCGGCCGGTCGCGGCTGGCGATCCGGATGCGGCTGCCGCAGCACCGTGTGGCGGTCGGCGACGACGCCGGCGTGGTCATCACGGCCGAGAACCCCACGCGTCTGCCGTCGGTGCCGACCACCGTCGAGGTGCCGGTCGGATCCGGCCTGGTCGACGTCGCGATCCCGGCCATCGGGCCGCACGGTACCTTCGAGCGGCAGGTCCCGGTCCCGACGCTCCGCCGCGGGGTGCTCGACGTCGGTCCGGTGACGGGTGTCCGCGCCGACCCGGTGGGACTCGTCCGCCGCGAGCTCGTCTGGACCGCCCGCGAGCAGGTCATCGTGCACCCGCGCACGATCGCGATCCCGTCGACGAGCACCGGCCTGGTGCGCGACCTCGAGGGGCAGGCGACGACGGACCTGTCGCCCGCGGACATCGCCTTCCACGCCATCCGCGAGTACATGCCCGGCGACGACCCGCGCACCATCCACTGGAAGTCGACGGCCAAGTCCGGCGCGCTCATGGTCCGGCAGTTCGAGGACACCCGTCGCTCGCACCTCGTCGTCGCGCTCGGCATCGCCCGAGGTGAGTTCGCCGACGACGAGGAGTTCGAGCTCGCGGTGAGCGCGGCCGCGTCCCTCGGCGCGCGGGCGATCCGCGACGGCCGTGAGGTCTCGGTCGTGGTGTCCCAGCGCACGCCCGAGTTCGCGAAGCGTGCCGTGTACGCCGTGCGGACGCTCCCCACTGTGACGCCGACGCGCCTGCTCGACGACTTCGCCTCGGTCGGCCTCGCTGACGCGTGCCTGCCGATCGCCGAGGTCTCCCGGATCGTCGGGAGCGACACCGAGGGCATCTCCGTCGCGTTCCTCGTGGTGGGGTCGACCGTCGGCCTGCCCGCGCTCCGACTCGCCGCCACGCGGTTCCCCGTCGGGGTGGAGGTCGTCGCGGTGATCTGCGAGCCCGAGGCCCAGCCGCGGTTCCTGCGCGTCGCGGGTCTGACGGTGATGACCATCGGCTACCTGGACGACCTCCGGCACGCCCTGCACCGATCGGCGTCGGCAGCATGA